TTATTGTGGATGTCAGGTGTCTTGCCCTGAGAGATGTTATTCATTTTTCACAAGAATGCCTTTCTTATCTTTGTGCCAAGAGTATGGTGAATGCTTGTCTATGGTTTTCTTGTTGGGTTAAATGCAACAATTGAAACACAAATGTATCTCCTTACATGGTCTATGGCACAGAGGTGCTTGTTCCACCTTGCACACAATTGTTCAGTTTTAAAgtagatgtgtaacattactCCATGTTTAAAGTCTCACGGAAGACAAAATACCAGACTattctgtcctggctccaagatggtggaacgatcttccattagatGCTTGCACTGCAGAGTCTCTTGCAGTCTTCAAACATACACTGAagtctcacctgtttgttgagtacttaaatgagcACTAACTCGACAGAGAACACTTGGTGTCCTTGTTCTTGAATTGTATGTTTATCTATGGTTATttgcagaggtggacattccatattcagaaagtaaaagtcctcaccaagattttgctcaggcttcctggattgtgttattgccactaattttacctggcttgcactaattagaaaatccagcaagcttgaatagaatcctgggaaggagttttattttctgaaccttgaatgtccacctctggttatttgtgcttcttggtaaaAGTTTAATTATTGTTTAAGTAAGCCTGTTTAATCAAaatactaggtaatgacattgattcctgtagtttgtTCCTGTAGTCTGTTTCAATGGCATCTTGAATTCTGGTCTATCTATGTTACTATGTTGGATGAATTCTTtgaatgcaaagcactttgtaagtcgctctggataagagcgtctgctaaatgccctagatgtaaatataaatgtaaacattAAGCAACTTCATTGCAGTGGGCGAAATTATTTTGTGGAATTTATTGTCTGTTTATGGGCTTGGGTTGCTTGGAGTTATACAACTCTCAAACatttaaatacttaaataattTGGGTTATAGTCATCATTTTCTAATGTTCATCATCAATCATCGTTATATGAAAAAAGGGTTATTAGGAACATTTAAATAAGTTTTAAAAAGTGCTGTTTTAGACAGTTACAGTCACAGAATGCACTGTCTCCATTACAGGACAATGACCATACCCTGCTTGAATTGGGGAGTGAGTGAAGCTCTGCTGGTGGAGGAGAAgcagggggagagtgagagaatgtgaagagaATGGGACAGAGGGTGTGGATCTGCTGCCTGGGCGTCTCCACGGCTGTGCTGTATGGCTCCCTCTCCCTTTTTGTCTCCATCCTCCATAATGTCTTCCTGCTTTACTATGTGGACACCTTCGTGTCCGTCTACAAGATCGACAAACTTTCTTTCTGGGTTGGTGAGGTAAGTTGGTTTGCAATGTGTCTATAGAGGAAAGGGTACATGTATCGATAAGGATGATATAATGTGCATTGGTGTATTTGTATCTCTGAGACTTTATTTCGCATCGTCAGTAAAGACTAAAGTGACAGTGTTCTGTTGTTGTTCTCAGTTACTCAGTTGGTTTGTTGTCTTTGTTTCGCTGCCTCAGACAGTGTTTCTGATATGGAATAGCCTAAACGACCCTCTGTTTGGCTGGCTCAGTGACCGCGCTTTCCTTAGCTCTAACCAGTAAGAACTAGCAGATTTTTAACTGCACTCACACAATCCAAAACATTTTACAAATTTGCTGAATATTTCAGTGTATTAGAAATTTGTAGTATTATGAAGAATCTCCTTCTAAATACACAAGTGGAAGTATTTATAAAGAGTATTTTTCATATCGTAAAAGAAGTAAAtcttctccctctgtgtctGGCGCAGGTCCGGTTCTAAGATCTCCTCCCCGGAGGTGGTGCTGAAGCGTCTGCGTTCGCTCTCCAGGAATGGGCCGCTCTTTGCCATTTCTTTCCTGGCCTTCTGGGTGGCCTGGGCCCACCCTGGCCTGCAGTTTCTCTTCTGCCTGTGCCTTTACGATGGTTTCCTCACACTGGTGGACCTCAACCACAATGCCCTGCTGGCCGACCTGGCTGTGTCCGCAGACGAACGCACGCGCCTGAACTTCCACAGCTCCCTGTTCAGCGCGCTGGGCTCACTGTCCGTCTTCCTCTCCTACTTGTTCTGGGACAAGGAGGATTTTGTGTCCTTCAGGATCTTCTGTGTTACGCTGGCGGCCATGTCCATGATGGGCTTTGCTGTGGTGTCTCGTCTTCTGCGTCACAGGTTCCAGAATGAAGTTCGAGCACAAAAGGCCGAAGGGGACTTCCTTAAAGAGtacgctcacacgcacacgcctTTGACACGCGTGGCACACATTTGACCATCATTAATGCTGGTTAAGTGTTCAAATTGCGAGTAAATACAATCAAACAAATCAATTACGGTAGATTTACTAATGATAGAAAAATACAAGTTGTTATACAAATAACAAATCAGAAGAAGCTGAGTGTTTTCGAGGTTTGAAGCTTCAAGTGACTAAATCGCATCTCTGGGTGTAAAATTGACACCCCCAACTTACTGAAGTAGGTTTATAGATTGCTACTGTTTGGAGTAATAAGAGAGGTGGCTGAGTGTACCTGAGGTGTAAGCAACGTAGAGAGAGTAGGACAGGCACTTAGTCTTACAGCCAGAGAGATGAGGAAAGACTCCTCAAGTTACAGGCAAGCTGGCCAAGTCTCCTGTGAGTTCCTTTCTGACAGGCTGGCATTTTAGATTAATCCTTTTAGTCTGTTTGCTGTCTTTATCTGCCTGCTTCTTCTTTGTGCCTCTTGTTTTTGTTATTATGCCTTTGTTCATGTGTGTCTCCGTCACTGTTTGTGTCAACAGATTGACTGTTAGTCATGCACCCCTGGCCCCAGTCGAGAGGCCCATCTCTCTCGGGGAGTACCTGAAGCAGCTCTCACGCCACAGCAACTTTATGTGGTTTGTTTCAATGAACCTTATACAGGTAAATACTGTTGGCGTACTCCCGATGTTGTGTGTTCATAGGCAGTTAGCTTTGATAGAACTACTACTTGCACGACATCGTGTTATATCACCACCTTATTTCTGCAGGTCTTTCACTGCCACTTCAACAGCAACTTCTTCCCTCTGTTTCTGGAGCACCTCTTGTCAGACCAGATCTCTGCGTCTACTGGATCTTTTCTGCTGGGTATGAGCATGTTTCTGATAAGATGGTCTTTCCCCTTTGTTTGGTATTTATTTGACCTGAGCATATGAACCTTACTTGCTTCACCAACTGATCAGTAAGGAGCAGCTCATATTAACTAATGTCGTTTTTAAGGCTTCAGCGTTTGCCAGTTGTGTATGATTCTCTAGTAGTGCTTGTTTTAAAACGGCTACAGGGCACTAAACGGCTCTTCACTAAATCCTAGGAATCGAACCTTGTTTCTCTTTGGATATGAGCTGTTTAAGATGTTAAGTATCATCTTAATGGACTTTTTCTCCTGTTCAACACCTTTAGGCATATCATACATAGCTCCACATCTCAACAACCTTTACTTTCTGACGTTGTGCCGAAGAATGGGTGTCTATCAAGTTATCCGCTGGCTTTTTCTGTTGAAGCTTGGCCTTAGCATAGTGATGTTGGTAGCAGGAGCAGACCACATCTACCTGCTCTGCCTCTTTATTGCCAGGTGCGAACTGCATATCACACTCACTATTGTGCACATCCAAACACTATCAGAGTAGGTGTTTGCTTTTTACCTATTTTAACCTGATATTCAAATTTACAATAAAATTAATGTGTAGATTGGTAATCTGAGTTGGATAGGTGGATTTTAATTTAAAGCATTCCTTATGTTGCGTCTATCTTAAGAATTACGTAGTGAAGGTAATAGGTCCTCAGAAAAGGAATCACGTCACAAAATTCTCAACATTACAGTGTTCAGCATTAgtgttttaaatgtatttaattatTGATGTATCATTCTGTATGTATagaaatacatatataaatcatttaaatTCTGAGTTTAAATCGGGTCATAAGTGTAAACCTTTCTCTACAGTAATCGGGTGTTTACAGAAGGGACCTGTAAGCTGTTGAACTTGGTGATCACAGACCTAGTTGATGAGGACTTTGTGTTGAACCGGCGACAACATGCAGCCTCTGCACTGCTGTTTGGAATGGTTGCCCTGGTAACAAAGCCCGGCCAGACCTTTGCACCCCTAATTGGCACCTGGCTGCTGTGTGTATATACCGGTAAGTATGAGTGGTTATAATCATTTGTCTGGATTTGGTGTTGCAATAAAAGTGGTCACAGATTTATTATTCTGTGTAATTACTTTATGAGGATGTGCATCTGTCCTGGCATCATAGCACGTATCCTGTATGCCAGTGTAGCTTTCTGCTGTGGAATAACATTTAGCAAAAACCTAtaggattttttttatttagttctAATGTGATCAGTGGTAGATCCTGATATATCATATGATCATGTGCTCTCAAAACATTGGAGTGCAAGATAATCAGGAGACAGCAAgttcttttttatttaatttaatttttttatgtacGTATACATAAAAATATGTATCAATGTAGAAGCGGCCTCACAATCTCTTATTAATGGCATCACACTTCAAAAGAGAATTTTTGCAATTTTTGATATTTTAGGTTTCATGCCTAATCTATAAATCTCATAAAATTTAATCCAGTATCACATTGCACAACATCATGAGGTCTAGTGTTAATGGTGTTATCTAAACACAATACTTTTTTATGGAAActaaattttttttcattttagccTGCTGCACAGAAACATCTATCCCATTTATTTTGCAGGAGTCATCCTGTTTATTGTTTTTATACAGTCAGGACAGTATTAACTTGCAATTTCCACTGAAGAAAACTAAATCTCTAGTACTAGCTTGAAGCAGAAAATCCAACTTTAATCGGTAGTACAAGGTGGATACTGATATTTCATTATGGTTTCATTTCACTTTTGCATGTGTATACTGTCTGCACTATTGTGCTTAAATATAGCCACCCATGTCCATACCTTTCTTTATTTAGAGTCTGGTGAATTTGAATTGAAACGCATGTTTTGTATATGGTTTACATTTGGTATTTCCTGAAACTACAAATTCATAGCAAGGCAACGTCATTCTTCAGGTAGAGGTGAGAGAAGATAGATTCATCTTCACTGTTCTCACACATTTTCATTCTGTTCAGGCTACGACATCTTTGAGAGGAATCCTCTCAAGGACCCTGTGCCGGCTGCACCTGTGCCAGGTGCGGAGAGCTCGGTCCCACTGCGGCAGGGTTGCTTCTACCTTCTGGTGTTTGTGCCAATCACCTGTGCTCTGCTGCAGCTGCTGGCATGGTCTCGTTTCACCCTTCATGGTCGCAAATTACAAGGCATCAAGGCCCTGAGAGAGGGTGCCCACCACGGTCACCTCGGTGATGTGAAGGCCATCTGATGCTGCCCACCACATTTCTCACTGCCTCCGACTCACTTAAGATGGGGTCTGGTGTTATTCTTAATAAGTAACAATGTGATTTTAATGAAACCTGCCTTATTTTCTTACAAGAAGACGttatctgcatgtatgtatttatttaactCTGTGAACTATGGACCAAATATGAACTGTTAAAAACAATCTTGGGAGCATATGGAAAAGTACCATCTCTTCCCCACAGGCTGCACAGAAAGAAAAACTAATTGGGTAGAACAGCCCCTAAATTGAACAGAGCGTTGTGTGACAATACCAGTGTTTGACTCTTCATTGTGCATTTTTACAATATGACGGGACGTTTCCCCTTAAAGCTCATGTATGTGCTCGATTGCATTCCagatctggggtgagtttcccgaaacgttcttagcgctaagtacttcttaacctcatacgtttcatacgaggttacgaagtacttagcgctacgaacgtttcgggaaacccacccctggttgATAACAACTGCATGGGTCTTTGTGTAGTTTTTCTTTACCATTAAGGAGTTGCAGTATGTTGTGATCATAGTTTGATCAGGTTTCAATTTAATCTTAACTGATCAACAGTCATTACATTCCTGGTGATTTTAGTGGTACTCTAACTTTGGACAACTTGTTCACCTCACGTTGCTTCTTTCCTTTAAGATAAAAAGTATCTATTTTTATACTAAATATTTCACATGAACTATTCTTAAAATGAGCATGCTAACTGAAATCTCAGATGATTTATCAAAGATTATTCTGTGACACTTATTCATAAAATCTCTAGATGGAAGTACTTTTGTGTAAAGAAAAAATCATGCTTTATTAAGGCATTAAGTCATTTATACAACTTGTATTTGTGATTTCTACATGTGGAAACGGTCACAAAAGACAAATTCCTGAATATTTCATTGTTTTTTCAATAACTGGTGTGTACCTTTTTCTTACCAATTACAGGCCTGAAATTCTTATTTATGTTTCAGTTAAAACGTTATGTGACTCAGGAATTGACATTTATAAAATTTTGATTTCACTTAGTAATACTCCAAGAATGCTATTAAGTCATGCATTGTTCAAAATGTGTTTTGTAATGAATAAAGATACACCGAGCAAGTTTTTCTTTGTTATGCCTgagagctttttttttgtttgtttgggacatcacctcacctcattaaaaaaaattggaTATCATGTTGAGAAAAGGAGAGGCTGACGGGGGATCTAGTGCTTAGCACATACTCTCTAGACAATTCTTTTTCTACTAATAGATGCACTGCATGTTAACATTTATTTCACAGTCAAACGTCTTAGAATTTAGGTGAGCCGCATTAGCTGGTTCCAGAGCTGGCAAATTAAGCATTTCTAGCCAGTTCTGTTCCACATCCTATATGCTGTCCCACAGGGTCTCTAATCAGTGCCCTTTGAAATGTCATGCAGTGTCATCGCACAGAAATATGTGGGAACTCTGACATCCCATTTATTTGACGTTTCCTTCAAACTTTGTGTTTGTATCTACTGGGGTGAATGGAATGCACCTATAGATTTTATGTGACAAGTTTAACAAAatagttattttttattaaaacaactTATTGCTATATAAGTATGTCTCCATAACATCACTGACATTGACCacttaatttaaattttttttatttaactggATGTCTTGTGTACACTGGTGTCAGAGGGTCAGGTGTTTTACTAAAAACATTTTTGTGTTAATAAAGGCCTTCAGTGAATGACGGAGAAAGCAAATAAAGAGCCAAAATCCCATTCTGGCAAAGATCTCAtggaacacacactcaaacattcATCATACAAGCATGGTTAGGCCACTAACTCCAGACCACCACTGTTGAGTTTCACCTCAGTTTCTAGAACTACAACATGCCTAAAACCAGTGGTGCCTGACTCCTATCTAGAAGGCTGGAGTCCAGCACAATTAGCAACTACTATAATGTGTAGTCTATAAGAATCAGCTTTGGCTGTTAGCTTTCAAATGAGGCTCTAGTGTTTTGAGTTCAAAGCTGTTACGTTTATCCCTTTTTTACTTATTTTCATACAACGTAATagaggagaaagacagaaataTTGATAATGCATTGGCAATTATATACCCCAATTAACCTGTTTACTgtaattttcattttaatgtaaAACGAAAACGTTTGAGCCATTTCTGTAATTTCCATGGGTAACTAGACAAACACCTACTTCCTCTCAAAGAGTGTTCATGTGGCTAGTTCAGAAAATACCCATAATTCATTTCTTATTTATTCCCTGAATAGATCGCCTTCGGGGTAATGACAATTACCCTTCTTAAAGGGGCAATATCATAGTGTGAGCAGTGTGCGAAACGTTTTTAAACTGGCAACAAAATGCCTTTCCCTAGAATTTGCTACAATATATATGGATCCATCCATATTATAAactctgttgttttttttacagagcTTCCTAAATGTTTATTGTCAATAGTCTCTAATTTTATGAATAATATATTTCAGagttttatttagttatttccGATTTCCTGTCTTATCACAAATAGATCTACTGCTTCCCTTATAGTGACTCAGCGTGCTTAAACTACGCGAACTCCAGTTAGTTTCATAGTCATCACACATCCACTGTTGTCATCTAAACGCAATAAATACAATGAACAGGGTGAACGaaatgaaatgtgttggagCCATTATACATTCCTATTTTATCAGTCGAGGACGAGAGACTATCGTCAAAACTTTTACACTCAtcagtgttttttatttatttatttcatttagaTGCCTCAACACAGGCACATATCTCGGATTTTGAGTCAGTGAGCTTTAGACGTGTGGACCTTTAAACCATATCTGCTGTTCGTGGATGTTGTTGCCCTTTTAAATAAAACCCCGACTCTTCCTTTTTAGGCGCCTCCTTTTTCTGTATGGATGCCGTGAGCAGTCAGGTGATTGGTGGAGCGGTGATTGGGGGTGGGACCGTGCGCTGCGTGTTCCGAGACTGAAGTGTCTGCGTTCCTGTCCTCATCAAAGCCTCAAAGGAGACGAGGGGGTCCATAAACTGTAGCGAACATGGTGAAATAGCACCGTTTTAGATCGGCAATCCATGGACGGATAATCTCAGGAATTAACGACGACAGATTTGAGGAGATACGCTCTTACATATCTGTCTTTAATGCCTCGTGTGCAGTAAAAACAAGAGACTTCATTTAACCAGAGACGTTTTCTTTTTAAAGAGCAACGCAAGATGGCAGATGACAGGACCGAATTGGACGGACAGAACGGTATCGGTTCCCTTTAAAACGTAAAGGATTGCCCCCCAAAAATTGGGCAGTGTGTTTCTGAACTGCACACTTAGCTAGTTGCGGCTGGGTTCAAATAACGTTTAAAGAAAAACGCGCTGCTTCAGTGAGACCCGGGGATTAGATTATAATCCGTACATTTGAGGCTCCGTGGGTTTAGGACGACACGGAGATTATAGATTATAATCTGTATGTTTGAGGCTCCGTGCGTTTAGGACGACACGGAGATTGTAGATTATAACCCGTATGTTTGAGGCTCCGTGTGTTTATGACTACACAGATTATAGATTCTAATCCGTATGTTTGAGGTTCCGTGGGTTCATGACGACACAGAGATCTGCGTGTTTTAGCAGATTCTGTTTAACCTGGCCGTCCTGTTCGAGACAGTGAGCCTACAGCAGACTGCTCACACCTTTTGTGTTCCGGTTGGGAAAGAAAAGTGAACAGATCGGCCGGTTTGGTTGGTTTTTACTGTATAACGCAGAAGTCAGTGTATGGTTTATGTTATTGTCTTTGTTGTAGTCGTGGATGTCTGTAGACGGGTCGCTATGGTGCTGGATTAGTGAGCGCCTAACACCTACATATCTTAACCCAGCTAGCTACGTTAGCCAAGTTGGCTAGGCATTCATCAGGAACTGGGGATTTATCAGTACGATATCTGTCGTACTGATCGGACGTGTTACCCAATCTGGTATTTTCAGTTAAATTAAAGTAAGATAGCTGTCTCGCTAGGACAGCTAATGGGCTCGGATTATATTATCGTGCTAGTCCGATTAGGCTAGTAGAGCTAGCTAGTTTAGCTACGTCACTCACGAGAACCGTGTAATCCGTTATTGGTAGATCGGGTTAACTAGACCGTTTGGTTTCAATGGATTAGTCTTCGATTTATGGACGAATTTAAAGTAAACGGCTATATGTCCGTAACTACAAACTGACTGTACGAGATAAACTCGTACAACCGTGACGTTCAGAAGCCCAAGTTGAACAACATAGGCCCGTCAGCGTGTCCCAACAGACCAAACTGATCAGGCGTATAATCCAGATGTGTACACGGATTAGCCTACTCCTTAACGCTTTAAAGAGCTCTAAAATAGCATTAAGAAACCTTGATTATGCATTATTATGGTTAAATGGCACAATGTAGCTGGGGGAAATCTTTCTGATTGGCAATAATATAAACTCCATCGACTTCTGTTGGCACTCAAGAATGAGAAAGTAGCTGTGGTATAATGTGGGATAATCTGATGTGCTGCGTGGTCGCCAGCTGTACTGTAGCCAGTTTGTTCATCGGAACAAACTTCACTGCGAGTTCGGGCCTGTGAGAGTGGGCCTAGAGACTTCCGTCCTGCAAGTTTCCTTCAGTAGGACAGGACTGTATTTTTCATGTGAGCacttaaaaaaaagatttgGGTAAAGGTGACAAGACATGGCAGACAACTGGAAGAACTGTCTCGAAGAGGAGCTTATATGTCCGATTTGCTTGCATGTGTTTTCGGAGCCGGTTCAGCTGCCATGCAAACACAATTTTTGTCGCGTTTGTATAAACGAAGCTTGGGCTAAGGACACGGGAATGGTTCGGTGTCCGGAGTGCAACAACGCCTACAGCCAGAAACCCACTTTGGAGAAGAACCACAAACTGTCAAATATAGTAGAAAAGTTTAACGCGTTGAACGTAGAGAAGACTCCGGCCGTGCTGCAGTGCATTCTCTGTCGCCGCGGACCACCGCTTCCCGCACAGAAGATCTGCCTCCGATGCAACGCGCCCTGCTGCCAGTCCCACATCCAGACCCACCTGCAGCAGCCCTCCTCCAACGCCGGGCACCTGCTGGTGGACGCGGGCGACGCGCGAGCCTGGAGCTGCCCGCAGCACGACGAGTACAGACTGTATCACTGCGAGACGGAGCACGTGGCCGTGTGCCAGTACTGCTGCTTCTCCAGGTGTGCCGTCAACCACGGACACGCGGTCTGCGACGTGGAGGTGCGGCGCAGTGATATCAGGGTGAGTGACTATGGTGGATTTTAGGGGTTTAGTTACACCTTGTGTGTCTTGTTTAAGTATGTCCTactttttgtttcttttataGCAATATGGCATTCATTTCAACCTTGTATGGTATAAATTATTTTCCTTACTatcatttttaaatgtatatttatttgtttttaatttactCTTACCATATTTGCTGTTTTAAAGCTTTTCTTATTAACTCATCTGTCTGGCTTTCATTTGAATAGTAAACAATTGGGTAGACCTGTGAACAATACCAGAGCTCTCCTCTGGGCTTATCTCTCCAGTGCAGGTGCATCCTTGCATGGCATTTGGGGAGGGAGCAGGGTTTGGGACTACGTTTAATGAGGAGTCTTATTTTCTGTGGAACGGATGAATGAAAAGCCTGATTTGGATTGCATTTGCTGTTAACAATCCCAGTATTTCTTTTAGGTTTTATTGCAGCATAATGGAGATTCTTTATGTTTGACCCTAATGGACTGTGGCATAGAAGgtctttgtatttattttttgctgtaGGTCTATATGTCATCAAAGCATTGGCCAGTtaatgaatgtcttgaatgcgAAAAGCTCGTTCATGCTAAGGTTTGTCAGAGAGCACCTTTTAACGATTGCCTTGGACTCTACAAATATTCCACGAGTGTTAAGATTGCTAGCAAATAACAATTCTCAACACGGTGTAAAGTGTAAATTGGTTATATCTATAAGATGCAGCTCAGCTGAAATTTGCATCCAACACATTGGTACCTGCATATGGTTGAAATGGCAGGCTCCCGGGGTATCTGAAAGTGTGGATGAAAGTCATCTGCTCACCCGGCTTTTGGTGGCAGGAGATGCTTCCCTCCAGTTATGGTGCTTCcaagctccccccccccccccccccccactgccccACGAGAGGGGAACATCCCTGCATAGCAATACCCCAGCTCCACCATTGGGTTCCCTCCTCTGTGCTTCTGCCAGCAGCCCACGTTCATCAGTCACTACAATGATATCATAGTCTCAGATCCTAAAGCTGCAAGGCCTTTGTCTCTCGTCCTGCTTTTCCTGTTTGTTGGTTGGAATAGCTTGAAGTGTCTGTGCTGTGATGTGGAGAACATGTTTCATACAGATCCACATTAAACACCATTTACTTTTTGCAGACTCCATATTATGCACTTTCATGTGTTTTAAAGAGCCTAAGTGTAAATCTGGCATcctaattttatatatatatcacacacacacacacacacacacacacacacatatatatacatatacacacactaatatTGCTGTTATGCTGTTAAACATGGGATATCTCCTGAGAGATATAGTTCACACTGTTACTTTTCTGAAGCATGATTTGgcaaatacttttggccatTAAGAGAAATGCATATTCTTTAAAAATGGCTAAACATATGTGCTTAAAATCTCATTCAAATCAATTCTGTCCTGAGTTTTTCCCCCACAAGTAGGTACCATTTGTCATGCACtttcacaatatatatattaggctATATTAGCGATATACTGCACTAATAAGATAGAGTCCATGTTAATCTAATACTGGTTCCTTAATCATAGG
The genomic region above belongs to Brachyhypopomus gauderio isolate BG-103 chromosome 3, BGAUD_0.2, whole genome shotgun sequence and contains:
- the slc68a1a gene encoding transmembrane protein 180; this translates as MGQRVWICCLGVSTAVLYGSLSLFVSILHNVFLLYYVDTFVSVYKIDKLSFWVGETVFLIWNSLNDPLFGWLSDRAFLSSNQSGSKISSPEVVLKRLRSLSRNGPLFAISFLAFWVAWAHPGLQFLFCLCLYDGFLTLVDLNHNALLADLAVSADERTRLNFHSSLFSALGSLSVFLSYLFWDKEDFVSFRIFCVTLAAMSMMGFAVVSRLLRHRFQNEVRAQKAEGDFLKELTVSHAPLAPVERPISLGEYLKQLSRHSNFMWFVSMNLIQVFHCHFNSNFFPLFLEHLLSDQISASTGSFLLGISYIAPHLNNLYFLTLCRRMGVYQVIRWLFLLKLGLSIVMLVAGADHIYLLCLFIASNRVFTEGTCKLLNLVITDLVDEDFVLNRRQHAASALLFGMVALVTKPGQTFAPLIGTWLLCVYTGYDIFERNPLKDPVPAAPVPGAESSVPLRQGCFYLLVFVPITCALLQLLAWSRFTLHGRKLQGIKALREGAHHGHLGDVKAI